CAATTTTTCTTCTCCGGGCTTTCCAGGGGTTGCAAAGTTGGGTGTTTGGTGTGTCGAGGATTTAAAGCTTGCATTTCCTCGTCCACCATTACCACCTTCGACAAGCAAAAATCGCTCAGTGTGCTCTGTAAGATCAGCGAGCAGAGTTCCTTTCTCATCTTTGATTAATGTGCCTAAGGGCAGTTTTAAAATAAGATCTTTACCTTGTCTACCACGTTTGAGATTGGTGCCGCCTTCTCTTCCGTTTTCTGCTTTAAGATGTCTTTTGGATGCAAAAAAGTCTAGGGAAGTCAGGTTTTCATCGGCTTCAAAAACGATGGAACCCCCTTTGCCGCCATTGCCGCCATAAGGCCCGCCTTTGGGAATGTAACGCTCTTTTCTGTATGCGACAATCCCATTGCCGCCTTTGCCAGCAGAGCATTTAACTTTAACGTGGTCTAAAAACATTTTTTTTTAAGAGGGTAAAACAGAGACGAAGGTCTTTTTCTTTTTTACAAATGTCACAATGCCATTTGTGAGGGCAAATAGTGAATCATCTTTCCCGCGGCCTACATTTTTTCCAGGATGCCATTTTGTACCTCTTTGACGGACTAAAATGGAGCCTGTTTTAACAAATTGCCCACCCGCCGCCTTGAGTCCAAGATACTTTGGATTTGAATCGCGACCATTTCTAGTTGAACCTTGTCCTTTCTTATGCGCCACTTTTCTCTCCTTTTGTCTCT
The sequence above is drawn from the Chlamydiota bacterium genome and encodes:
- the rpmA gene encoding 50S ribosomal protein L27, giving the protein MAHKKGQGSTRNGRDSNPKYLGLKAAGGQFVKTGSILVRQRGTKWHPGKNVGRGKDDSLFALTNGIVTFVKKKKTFVSVLPS